Part of the Candidatus Zixiibacteriota bacterium genome is shown below.
TCACGCTCGATTTAAACAGCTATCGGCCGACTTACAACCCTAATGTCACGCTTAACGACTACGGTTTCGGCTATCCAACCGGAGAGCGTTATCCTGATGACATAATCATCAATTCCCCGAATTTCAGCCTTGTGACGGTCGCACCGTTCGGATTTCCGATAACAGCGGCATTCGGAATCTTTGAACAGTACGACGAGAACCTGCGCTGGGATCTCTATCGATTTGCAGATGGCTATGGACAGCCGTCCAGGAACCTTCCGAACATCGATTATCAATATAACCTGGATGTTCTTGATTTTCATCCGACCATCGCGACTTCGTTTGCCGACGATCAATTTCATGTCGGAGTCGGATTCTCGATTCGCAAAGGAAATCTGCTGACAAATCAGGTATTCCTCGTCCCCGGCGACTTTGGTGATTTCCCTGTTTTCCGTCCTTACGACAAGCTGGTGAAATGGGGAGTGGTTGATGTCAGTGGTTTTGGGTTTGGCGCCAATGTAGGCCTGCTGTACGAATTGAACGAGAAGCTCTCGATCGGAGCCACATACCAAACTAAGACCAAAATCAGCATGGACGGCAATGTTGTCACACGGTTCTATTCCCCCGATAATGACGCGATCCAGACCGGTGAAGGAAGAGAAGTCGATACGATGTTCTCCGGATACACTTTCGAGGCCACGCATGAGGCGGATGTGGATATGACACTGCCGTCAGAGTTCGGGTTCGGACTTGCATTCAATCCCTCCGAGTATGTGACTTTGGCAGCCGACATTGTGTTTACACGGTGGTCGGAGTTTGAAGACATCGAAGTAATGCTTCGCACGTCCAGAGGTCCGCTGGGATTGGACGACTGGCCGATCATCAGCAGCATTCTGATGAACGACATAGTCTATCCTTACGGCTGGGATGACGCAATGCGGCTGAGCTTAGGTGTTGAAGGGCAGCCATCTGATGCAATCAAGCTTAGAGGCGGATACAGTTATGATCAGAGTCCTGTTCCAGATGAGGCTGGAAACCCGCTCATTACTGATACCGGCGACAGACATCACCTGGCATGCGGCATAAGTCTGTTTCACAAGAATTTCGAATTCGCAGCCGGTGGCGGGTTCTCGGTTATGCCTGATCGGGATGTTGATGAATTGTTGGACTTCAATGAGGATGGAATCTGGGACAACCTTTCCGGGACCTACGGTAACTCAGCATTCAATACGTCCTTCTCGATAACGGTTAAGTTTTAGGGGAGATAGAAGATGACACTTAGGATAGTTGCTCTTTCGAT
Proteins encoded:
- a CDS encoding outer membrane protein transport protein encodes the protein TLDLNSYRPTYNPNVTLNDYGFGYPTGERYPDDIIINSPNFSLVTVAPFGFPITAAFGIFEQYDENLRWDLYRFADGYGQPSRNLPNIDYQYNLDVLDFHPTIATSFADDQFHVGVGFSIRKGNLLTNQVFLVPGDFGDFPVFRPYDKLVKWGVVDVSGFGFGANVGLLYELNEKLSIGATYQTKTKISMDGNVVTRFYSPDNDAIQTGEGREVDTMFSGYTFEATHEADVDMTLPSEFGFGLAFNPSEYVTLAADIVFTRWSEFEDIEVMLRTSRGPLGLDDWPIISSILMNDIVYPYGWDDAMRLSLGVEGQPSDAIKLRGGYSYDQSPVPDEAGNPLITDTGDRHHLACGISLFHKNFEFAAGGGFSVMPDRDVDELLDFNEDGIWDNLSGTYGNSAFNTSFSITVKF